The genomic DNA AAAGTTGTCGTCTCCGTTTGTGTTCGCACAACGTCGACGGTTGGGAACCCATTTGCTTGGAGCCACTCAATCACTTCGCGGACAAGGATTTCGGGAACAGAGGCACCCGACGTGAGTCCCACGGTTTGAGCTCCTTGAAACCACTGTGGGCAAAGCTCATCTGCCTTATCCACGCGGTGAGCGCTACCGGCGCCAGCCTCTATTGCAACCTCGACAAGGCGCACGGAATTCGAGGAGTTCGCCGATCCGACGACGATCATGACATCGACATCCGGTGCGATGTGTTTGACCGCGACCTGACGGTTCTGTGTGGCGTAGCAGATGTCATCAGAGGGTGGGTCGATGAGATTGGGGAAACGTTGACGAAGACGGTTGACGGTTTCGCGGGTTTCATCAACGGACAACGTGGTTTGAGAGATCCACACGACACGATCGGGGTCGCGCACCTTCACGGAATCAACCTCATCGGGAGTTCCCACAACCTGGATGTGATCGGGGGCTTCACCGAAAGTCCCTTCAACTTCTTCGTGTCCTTGGTGTCCCACGAGGATGATGTCGTAGTCGTCTTTGGCAAAGCGGACGGCTTCGCGATGAACCTTCGTCACCAGTGGGCACGTTGCATCAATGGTTGCCAGGTTACGTTGAGCGGCCGCTTCGCGGACCTGCGGTGACACTCCGTGAGCGGAGAACACCACTCGTGCGCCCTCGGGAACCTCATCAGTTTCCGAAACGAAAATTGCTCCGCGACGACTGAGGGATTCAACAACGAATTTGTTGTGAACGATTTCT from Schaalia sp. ZJ405 includes the following:
- a CDS encoding 4-hydroxy-3-methylbut-2-enyl diphosphate reductase; the encoded protein is MTRVPVDLHATADEVLDASTVSGRSDHSGGGRILLAAPRGYCAGVDRAVDVVEKALDLYGAPVYVRKEIVHNKFVVESLSRRGAIFVSETDEVPEGARVVFSAHGVSPQVREAAAQRNLATIDATCPLVTKVHREAVRFAKDDYDIILVGHQGHEEVEGTFGEAPDHIQVVGTPDEVDSVKVRDPDRVVWISQTTLSVDETRETVNRLRQRFPNLIDPPSDDICYATQNRQVAVKHIAPDVDVMIVVGSANSSNSVRLVEVAIEAGAGSAHRVDKADELCPQWFQGAQTVGLTSGASVPEILVREVIEWLQANGFPTVDVVRTQTETTTFALPRNLRTELSQSGLVDSRPHAPRKAGPGHTQ